One region of Takifugu flavidus isolate HTHZ2018 chromosome 14, ASM371156v2, whole genome shotgun sequence genomic DNA includes:
- the supt20 gene encoding transcription factor SPT20 homolog isoform X1 encodes MQHVLEYALDRAEYIVESARQRPAKRRLSSGGRKSLHQKLYELYMEECEKEPELKNLRRNVNLLEKLVSQESVSCLVVNLYPGNEGYSLMLRGKNGSDSETIRLPYEEGELLEYLDAEELPPILVDLLEKSQVNIFHCGCVVVEVRDYRQSGNTKMPTYQSRHILLRPTMQTLICDVHAMTSDHHKWTQDDKLQLESQLILATAEPLCLDPSLSVTCTANRLLYNKQKMNTHSMKRCFKRHSRAALNRQQELSHLPMPPQLRLYDYLQRRKERKPPAVDLKISKIGNCVDTWKQNNCQLTVPKEIDVEKYAVVEKSLQLEDSQPTTVIWPAEEIVDDYTFECEVGGQAQKTKVSIFQSMGDPLVYGKIYCAKEQKAEEEHTDLKLIHPPFLIGSKIDADRFLTQYKGVYERDVKCQVKMSRNSGSVGQGPPSPTKDEGDGISPLVQTSVLGKGVKHRPPPIKMPSGPGSSSSGNLYSSQTTSGLLKCPTPPPAKGQALNRKHSLELGQVGLLSPASLSPMGSTQRSGTPKPSTPTPTNTPCSTPHPADSLCAPLSLPPTPSDPSVVQSQPQPALLTPFAQQQLALSQTLPVMTIPLPTMGTSITTGTTSSQVMANATGLNFINVVSSVCSPQTLMSGSNPMLGPSLNLSGILPPGGLMPTMQPAAPTGNHFGLNSSAGLRPLNLLQIPTGPLIFNPLQQPQLSQFSPQQSQSATSSPQQQGEPSDQGSEQSLGNQQTAVINLGVGSFMSPQAAVLSQLGCGLDGSGPPLPSPRLQQQHQPQIQLQFLQHQMQQQQMAMGTAAPPGGAPPQHTTSQPRSKRKRSMPQPLPKS; translated from the exons ATG CAACACGTTTTGGAATATGCATTGGATCGAGCCGAG TACATCGTTGAAAGTGCTCGACAGCGACCGGCCAAAAGAAGACTCTCctcaggagggaggaagagtctGCATCAGAAGCTCTATGAGCTCTACATGGAAGAGTGTGAGAAGGAGCCGGaattaaag AATTTGCGGAGAAATGTGAATCTACTGGAAAAGCTGGTGTCTCAGGAGTCGGTTTCGTGTCTGGTCGTCAACCTTTACCCTGGGAACGAGGGCTACTCCTTAATGCTCAGGGGCAAAAATGGATCAG ATTCTGAAACCATCCGTCTGCCATACGAAGAAGGAGAACTGCTGGAGTACCTGGATGCTGAGGAGCTGCCTCCTATTCTGGTGGACCTGTTGGAAAAATCCCAG GTGAACATCTTCCACTGTGGCTGTGTCGTCGTGGAGGTGAGAGATTATCGGCAGTCTGGCAACACCAAGATGCCCACCTACCAGAGCAGACACATCCTGCTGCGGCCCACCATGCAG ACTCTGATCTGTGACGTCCACGCCATGACCAGTGATCACCATAAGTGGACACAG GATGACAAGTTACAGCTGGAGAGCCAGTTGATCTTGGCCACAGCTGAACCTCTGTGCCTGGACCCCTCCCTTTCTGTCACGTGCACGGCCAACCGTCTGCTGTACAACAAGCAGAAAATGAACACTCACTCTATGAAACG GTGTTTTAAACGCCACTCCCGAGCTGCCCTCAACCGCCAACAGGAGCTGTCCCACCTGCCCATGCCGCCACAGTTGAGGCTCTATGACTACcttcagaggaggaaggagaggaaacctcCTGCTGTGGACCTGAAGATCTCAAAGATTGGAAAT TGTGTTGACACGTGGAAGCAGAACAACTGCCAACTTACTGTACCAAAGGAAATCGAT GTAGAAAAATATGCTGTGGTGGAGAAatctctgcagctggaggactCTCAGCCCACTACGGTGATCTGGCCCGCAGAG GAAATTGTCGATGACTACACGTTTGAATGTGAGGTGGGGGGCCAGGCCCAGAAGACCAAGGTGTCCATCTTTCAGTCCATGGGAGACCCACTGGTTTATGGGAAGATTTACTGTGCTAAAGAGCAAAAGGCTGAAGAGGAACACACAGACCTTAAGCTCATACACCCCCC CTTCCTCATAGGCTCAAAGATAGATGCAGATCG GTTTCTTACTCAGTATAAAGGAGTGTATGAGAGAGATGTTAAGTGTCAGGTCAAGATGTCCCGTAACTCAGGCAGCGTGGGACAGGGgcctccctcccccaccaaAGACGAG GGTGATGGTATTTCTCCACTGGTCCAGACGTCTGTCTTGGGGAAAGGGGTGAAGCACCGGCCCCCACCCATCAAAATGCCTTCAGGCccaggcagcagctcctcag GTAATCTATATAGTTCACAAACCACCAGTGGTCTTCTCAAGTGTCCTACGCCGCCTCCTGCCAAAGGTCAGGCCCTGAACAGGAAGCACTCCCTGGAGCTGGGTCAGGTGGGCCTGCTGTCTCCGGCCTCCCTGTCTCCCATGGGCTCCACCCAGA GATCGGGGACCCCCAAGCCATCCACGCCCACGCCTACGAACACGCCGTGCTCGACCCCACATCCTGCCGACTCCCTCTGTGCCCCTCTGTCGTTGCCCCCCACACCGTCGGACCCTTCGGTGGTGCAGAGCCAGCCCCAGCCGGCCCTCCTCACACCCTTCGCTCAACAGCAACTGGCCCTGAGCCAGACGTTGCCCGTCATGACGATCCCCCTGCCCACCATGGGTACATCCATCACCACGGGAACCACCTCTTCACAGGTTATGGCGAACGCGACGGGGCTCAATTTCATCAACGTGGTCAGCTCTGTCTG CAGCCCGCAGacgctgatgagcggctccaaCCCCATGCTGGGCCCCAGCCTCAATCTGAGCGGAATCCTTCCTCCCGGGGGGCTGATGCCCACCATGCAGCCAGCAGCACCCACTG GGAATCATTTTGGCCTGAACAGCAGCGCTGGGTTGAGACCCCTGAACCTTCTCCAG ATCCCCACCGGTCCTCTCATCTTTAATCccctgcagcagccgcagctgTCTCAGTTCTCCCCTCAGCAAAGTCAGTCGGCCACTTCCAGCCCCCAACAGCAGGGGGAGCCG AGTGATCAGGGTTCGGAGCAAAGCTTAGGAAACCAGCAGACAGCAGTCATCAACCTGGGGGTGGGGAGCTTCATGTCACCACAGGCAGCAG TGCTGTCCCAGTTGGGCTGTGGGCTGGACGGGTCTGGGCCCCCGCTGCCTTCTCCaaggcttcagcagcagcaccagccacAGATCCAA TTGCAATTCTTGCAGCAccaaatgcagcagcagcaaatggcTATGGGAACAGCAGCTCCGCCGGGGGGGGCGCCGCCGCAGCATACCACCAGCCAACCAAGAagtaagaggaagaggagcatgCCGCAGCCTCTGCCCAAGTCCTGA
- the supt20 gene encoding transcription factor SPT20 homolog isoform X2 has protein sequence MQHVLEYALDRAEYIVESARQRPAKRRLSSGGRKSLHQKLYELYMEECEKEPELKNLRRNVNLLEKLVSQESVSCLVVNLYPGNEGYSLMLRGKNGSDSETIRLPYEEGELLEYLDAEELPPILVDLLEKSQVNIFHCGCVVVEVRDYRQSGNTKMPTYQSRHILLRPTMQTLICDVHAMTSDHHKWTQDDKLQLESQLILATAEPLCLDPSLSVTCTANRLLYNKQKMNTHSMKRCFKRHSRAALNRQQELSHLPMPPQLRLYDYLQRRKERKPPAVDLKISKIGNCVDTWKQNNCQLTVPKEIDVEKYAVVEKSLQLEDSQPTTVIWPAEEIVDDYTFECEVGGQAQKTKVSIFQSMGDPLVYGKIYCAKEQKAEEEHTDLKLIHPPFLIGSKIDADRFLTQYKGVYERDVKCQVKMSRNSGSVGQGPPSPTKDEGDGISPLVQTSVLGKGVKHRPPPIKMPSGPGSSSSGNLYSSQTTSGLLKCPTPPPAKGQALNRKHSLELGQVGLLSPASLSPMGSTQRSGTPKPSTPTPTNTPCSTPHPADSLCAPLSLPPTPSDPSVVQSQPQPALLTPFAQQQLALSQTLPVMTIPLPTMGTSITTGTTSSQVMANATGLNFINVVSSVCPQTLMSGSNPMLGPSLNLSGILPPGGLMPTMQPAAPTGNHFGLNSSAGLRPLNLLQIPTGPLIFNPLQQPQLSQFSPQQSQSATSSPQQQGEPSDQGSEQSLGNQQTAVINLGVGSFMSPQAAVLSQLGCGLDGSGPPLPSPRLQQQHQPQIQLQFLQHQMQQQQMAMGTAAPPGGAPPQHTTSQPRSKRKRSMPQPLPKS, from the exons ATG CAACACGTTTTGGAATATGCATTGGATCGAGCCGAG TACATCGTTGAAAGTGCTCGACAGCGACCGGCCAAAAGAAGACTCTCctcaggagggaggaagagtctGCATCAGAAGCTCTATGAGCTCTACATGGAAGAGTGTGAGAAGGAGCCGGaattaaag AATTTGCGGAGAAATGTGAATCTACTGGAAAAGCTGGTGTCTCAGGAGTCGGTTTCGTGTCTGGTCGTCAACCTTTACCCTGGGAACGAGGGCTACTCCTTAATGCTCAGGGGCAAAAATGGATCAG ATTCTGAAACCATCCGTCTGCCATACGAAGAAGGAGAACTGCTGGAGTACCTGGATGCTGAGGAGCTGCCTCCTATTCTGGTGGACCTGTTGGAAAAATCCCAG GTGAACATCTTCCACTGTGGCTGTGTCGTCGTGGAGGTGAGAGATTATCGGCAGTCTGGCAACACCAAGATGCCCACCTACCAGAGCAGACACATCCTGCTGCGGCCCACCATGCAG ACTCTGATCTGTGACGTCCACGCCATGACCAGTGATCACCATAAGTGGACACAG GATGACAAGTTACAGCTGGAGAGCCAGTTGATCTTGGCCACAGCTGAACCTCTGTGCCTGGACCCCTCCCTTTCTGTCACGTGCACGGCCAACCGTCTGCTGTACAACAAGCAGAAAATGAACACTCACTCTATGAAACG GTGTTTTAAACGCCACTCCCGAGCTGCCCTCAACCGCCAACAGGAGCTGTCCCACCTGCCCATGCCGCCACAGTTGAGGCTCTATGACTACcttcagaggaggaaggagaggaaacctcCTGCTGTGGACCTGAAGATCTCAAAGATTGGAAAT TGTGTTGACACGTGGAAGCAGAACAACTGCCAACTTACTGTACCAAAGGAAATCGAT GTAGAAAAATATGCTGTGGTGGAGAAatctctgcagctggaggactCTCAGCCCACTACGGTGATCTGGCCCGCAGAG GAAATTGTCGATGACTACACGTTTGAATGTGAGGTGGGGGGCCAGGCCCAGAAGACCAAGGTGTCCATCTTTCAGTCCATGGGAGACCCACTGGTTTATGGGAAGATTTACTGTGCTAAAGAGCAAAAGGCTGAAGAGGAACACACAGACCTTAAGCTCATACACCCCCC CTTCCTCATAGGCTCAAAGATAGATGCAGATCG GTTTCTTACTCAGTATAAAGGAGTGTATGAGAGAGATGTTAAGTGTCAGGTCAAGATGTCCCGTAACTCAGGCAGCGTGGGACAGGGgcctccctcccccaccaaAGACGAG GGTGATGGTATTTCTCCACTGGTCCAGACGTCTGTCTTGGGGAAAGGGGTGAAGCACCGGCCCCCACCCATCAAAATGCCTTCAGGCccaggcagcagctcctcag GTAATCTATATAGTTCACAAACCACCAGTGGTCTTCTCAAGTGTCCTACGCCGCCTCCTGCCAAAGGTCAGGCCCTGAACAGGAAGCACTCCCTGGAGCTGGGTCAGGTGGGCCTGCTGTCTCCGGCCTCCCTGTCTCCCATGGGCTCCACCCAGA GATCGGGGACCCCCAAGCCATCCACGCCCACGCCTACGAACACGCCGTGCTCGACCCCACATCCTGCCGACTCCCTCTGTGCCCCTCTGTCGTTGCCCCCCACACCGTCGGACCCTTCGGTGGTGCAGAGCCAGCCCCAGCCGGCCCTCCTCACACCCTTCGCTCAACAGCAACTGGCCCTGAGCCAGACGTTGCCCGTCATGACGATCCCCCTGCCCACCATGGGTACATCCATCACCACGGGAACCACCTCTTCACAGGTTATGGCGAACGCGACGGGGCTCAATTTCATCAACGTGGTCAGCTCTGTCTG CCCGCAGacgctgatgagcggctccaaCCCCATGCTGGGCCCCAGCCTCAATCTGAGCGGAATCCTTCCTCCCGGGGGGCTGATGCCCACCATGCAGCCAGCAGCACCCACTG GGAATCATTTTGGCCTGAACAGCAGCGCTGGGTTGAGACCCCTGAACCTTCTCCAG ATCCCCACCGGTCCTCTCATCTTTAATCccctgcagcagccgcagctgTCTCAGTTCTCCCCTCAGCAAAGTCAGTCGGCCACTTCCAGCCCCCAACAGCAGGGGGAGCCG AGTGATCAGGGTTCGGAGCAAAGCTTAGGAAACCAGCAGACAGCAGTCATCAACCTGGGGGTGGGGAGCTTCATGTCACCACAGGCAGCAG TGCTGTCCCAGTTGGGCTGTGGGCTGGACGGGTCTGGGCCCCCGCTGCCTTCTCCaaggcttcagcagcagcaccagccacAGATCCAA TTGCAATTCTTGCAGCAccaaatgcagcagcagcaaatggcTATGGGAACAGCAGCTCCGCCGGGGGGGGCGCCGCCGCAGCATACCACCAGCCAACCAAGAagtaagaggaagaggagcatgCCGCAGCCTCTGCCCAAGTCCTGA
- the supt20 gene encoding transcription factor SPT20 homolog isoform X3, translating into MQHVLEYALDRAEYIVESARQRPAKRRLSSGGRKSLHQKLYELYMEECEKEPELKNLRRNVNLLEKLVSQESVSCLVVNLYPGNEGYSLMLRGKNGSDSETIRLPYEEGELLEYLDAEELPPILVDLLEKSQVNIFHCGCVVVEVRDYRQSGNTKMPTYQSRHILLRPTMQTLICDVHAMTSDHHKWTQDDKLQLESQLILATAEPLCLDPSLSVTCTANRLLYNKQKMNTHSMKRCFKRHSRAALNRQQELSHLPMPPQLRLYDYLQRRKERKPPAVDLKISKIGNCVDTWKQNNCQLTVPKEIDVEKYAVVEKSLQLEDSQPTTVIWPAEEIVDDYTFECEVGGQAQKTKVSIFQSMGDPLVYGKIYCAKEQKAEEEHTDLKLIHPPFLIGSKIDADRFLTQYKGVYERDVKCQVKMSRNSGSVGQGPPSPTKDEGDGISPLVQTSVLGKGVKHRPPPIKMPSGPGSSSSGNLYSSQTTSGLLKCPTPPPAKGQALNRKHSLELGQVGLLSPASLSPMGSTQRSGTPKPSTPTPTNTPCSTPHPADSLCAPLSLPPTPSDPSVVQSQPQPALLTPFAQQQLALSQTLPVMTIPLPTMGTSITTGTTSSQVMANATGLNFINVVSSVCSPQTLMSGSNPMLGPSLNLSGILPPGGLMPTMQPAAPTGNHFGLNSSAGLRPLNLLQQPQLSQFSPQQSQSATSSPQQQGEPSDQGSEQSLGNQQTAVINLGVGSFMSPQAAVLSQLGCGLDGSGPPLPSPRLQQQHQPQIQLQFLQHQMQQQQMAMGTAAPPGGAPPQHTTSQPRSKRKRSMPQPLPKS; encoded by the exons ATG CAACACGTTTTGGAATATGCATTGGATCGAGCCGAG TACATCGTTGAAAGTGCTCGACAGCGACCGGCCAAAAGAAGACTCTCctcaggagggaggaagagtctGCATCAGAAGCTCTATGAGCTCTACATGGAAGAGTGTGAGAAGGAGCCGGaattaaag AATTTGCGGAGAAATGTGAATCTACTGGAAAAGCTGGTGTCTCAGGAGTCGGTTTCGTGTCTGGTCGTCAACCTTTACCCTGGGAACGAGGGCTACTCCTTAATGCTCAGGGGCAAAAATGGATCAG ATTCTGAAACCATCCGTCTGCCATACGAAGAAGGAGAACTGCTGGAGTACCTGGATGCTGAGGAGCTGCCTCCTATTCTGGTGGACCTGTTGGAAAAATCCCAG GTGAACATCTTCCACTGTGGCTGTGTCGTCGTGGAGGTGAGAGATTATCGGCAGTCTGGCAACACCAAGATGCCCACCTACCAGAGCAGACACATCCTGCTGCGGCCCACCATGCAG ACTCTGATCTGTGACGTCCACGCCATGACCAGTGATCACCATAAGTGGACACAG GATGACAAGTTACAGCTGGAGAGCCAGTTGATCTTGGCCACAGCTGAACCTCTGTGCCTGGACCCCTCCCTTTCTGTCACGTGCACGGCCAACCGTCTGCTGTACAACAAGCAGAAAATGAACACTCACTCTATGAAACG GTGTTTTAAACGCCACTCCCGAGCTGCCCTCAACCGCCAACAGGAGCTGTCCCACCTGCCCATGCCGCCACAGTTGAGGCTCTATGACTACcttcagaggaggaaggagaggaaacctcCTGCTGTGGACCTGAAGATCTCAAAGATTGGAAAT TGTGTTGACACGTGGAAGCAGAACAACTGCCAACTTACTGTACCAAAGGAAATCGAT GTAGAAAAATATGCTGTGGTGGAGAAatctctgcagctggaggactCTCAGCCCACTACGGTGATCTGGCCCGCAGAG GAAATTGTCGATGACTACACGTTTGAATGTGAGGTGGGGGGCCAGGCCCAGAAGACCAAGGTGTCCATCTTTCAGTCCATGGGAGACCCACTGGTTTATGGGAAGATTTACTGTGCTAAAGAGCAAAAGGCTGAAGAGGAACACACAGACCTTAAGCTCATACACCCCCC CTTCCTCATAGGCTCAAAGATAGATGCAGATCG GTTTCTTACTCAGTATAAAGGAGTGTATGAGAGAGATGTTAAGTGTCAGGTCAAGATGTCCCGTAACTCAGGCAGCGTGGGACAGGGgcctccctcccccaccaaAGACGAG GGTGATGGTATTTCTCCACTGGTCCAGACGTCTGTCTTGGGGAAAGGGGTGAAGCACCGGCCCCCACCCATCAAAATGCCTTCAGGCccaggcagcagctcctcag GTAATCTATATAGTTCACAAACCACCAGTGGTCTTCTCAAGTGTCCTACGCCGCCTCCTGCCAAAGGTCAGGCCCTGAACAGGAAGCACTCCCTGGAGCTGGGTCAGGTGGGCCTGCTGTCTCCGGCCTCCCTGTCTCCCATGGGCTCCACCCAGA GATCGGGGACCCCCAAGCCATCCACGCCCACGCCTACGAACACGCCGTGCTCGACCCCACATCCTGCCGACTCCCTCTGTGCCCCTCTGTCGTTGCCCCCCACACCGTCGGACCCTTCGGTGGTGCAGAGCCAGCCCCAGCCGGCCCTCCTCACACCCTTCGCTCAACAGCAACTGGCCCTGAGCCAGACGTTGCCCGTCATGACGATCCCCCTGCCCACCATGGGTACATCCATCACCACGGGAACCACCTCTTCACAGGTTATGGCGAACGCGACGGGGCTCAATTTCATCAACGTGGTCAGCTCTGTCTG CAGCCCGCAGacgctgatgagcggctccaaCCCCATGCTGGGCCCCAGCCTCAATCTGAGCGGAATCCTTCCTCCCGGGGGGCTGATGCCCACCATGCAGCCAGCAGCACCCACTG GGAATCATTTTGGCCTGAACAGCAGCGCTGGGTTGAGACCCCTGAACCTTCTCCAG cagccgcagctgTCTCAGTTCTCCCCTCAGCAAAGTCAGTCGGCCACTTCCAGCCCCCAACAGCAGGGGGAGCCG AGTGATCAGGGTTCGGAGCAAAGCTTAGGAAACCAGCAGACAGCAGTCATCAACCTGGGGGTGGGGAGCTTCATGTCACCACAGGCAGCAG TGCTGTCCCAGTTGGGCTGTGGGCTGGACGGGTCTGGGCCCCCGCTGCCTTCTCCaaggcttcagcagcagcaccagccacAGATCCAA TTGCAATTCTTGCAGCAccaaatgcagcagcagcaaatggcTATGGGAACAGCAGCTCCGCCGGGGGGGGCGCCGCCGCAGCATACCACCAGCCAACCAAGAagtaagaggaagaggagcatgCCGCAGCCTCTGCCCAAGTCCTGA
- the supt20 gene encoding transcription factor SPT20 homolog isoform X4: MQHVLEYALDRAEYIVESARQRPAKRRLSSGGRKSLHQKLYELYMEECEKEPELKNLRRNVNLLEKLVSQESVSCLVVNLYPGNEGYSLMLRGKNGSDSETIRLPYEEGELLEYLDAEELPPILVDLLEKSQVNIFHCGCVVVEVRDYRQSGNTKMPTYQSRHILLRPTMQTLICDVHAMTSDHHKWTQDDKLQLESQLILATAEPLCLDPSLSVTCTANRLLYNKQKMNTHSMKRCFKRHSRAALNRQQELSHLPMPPQLRLYDYLQRRKERKPPAVDLKISKIGNCVDTWKQNNCQLTVPKEIDVEKYAVVEKSLQLEDSQPTTVIWPAEEIVDDYTFECEVGGQAQKTKVSIFQSMGDPLVYGKIYCAKEQKAEEEHTDLKLIHPPFLIGSKIDADRFLTQYKGVYERDVKCQVKMSRNSGSVGQGPPSPTKDEGDGISPLVQTSVLGKGVKHRPPPIKMPSGPGSSSSGNLYSSQTTSGLLKCPTPPPAKGQALNRKHSLELGQVGLLSPASLSPMGSTQRSGTPKPSTPTPTNTPCSTPHPADSLCAPLSLPPTPSDPSVVQSQPQPALLTPFAQQQLALSQTLPVMTIPLPTMGTSITTGTTSSQVMANATGLNFINVVSSVCSPQTLMSGSNPMLGPSLNLSGILPPGGLMPTMQPAAPTGNHFGLNSSAGLRPLNLLQIPTGPLIFNPLQQPQLSQFSPQQSQSATSSPQQQGEPSDQGSEQSLGNQQTAVINLGVGSFMSPQAAVAILAAPNAAAANGYGNSSSAGGGAAAAYHQPTKK; encoded by the exons ATG CAACACGTTTTGGAATATGCATTGGATCGAGCCGAG TACATCGTTGAAAGTGCTCGACAGCGACCGGCCAAAAGAAGACTCTCctcaggagggaggaagagtctGCATCAGAAGCTCTATGAGCTCTACATGGAAGAGTGTGAGAAGGAGCCGGaattaaag AATTTGCGGAGAAATGTGAATCTACTGGAAAAGCTGGTGTCTCAGGAGTCGGTTTCGTGTCTGGTCGTCAACCTTTACCCTGGGAACGAGGGCTACTCCTTAATGCTCAGGGGCAAAAATGGATCAG ATTCTGAAACCATCCGTCTGCCATACGAAGAAGGAGAACTGCTGGAGTACCTGGATGCTGAGGAGCTGCCTCCTATTCTGGTGGACCTGTTGGAAAAATCCCAG GTGAACATCTTCCACTGTGGCTGTGTCGTCGTGGAGGTGAGAGATTATCGGCAGTCTGGCAACACCAAGATGCCCACCTACCAGAGCAGACACATCCTGCTGCGGCCCACCATGCAG ACTCTGATCTGTGACGTCCACGCCATGACCAGTGATCACCATAAGTGGACACAG GATGACAAGTTACAGCTGGAGAGCCAGTTGATCTTGGCCACAGCTGAACCTCTGTGCCTGGACCCCTCCCTTTCTGTCACGTGCACGGCCAACCGTCTGCTGTACAACAAGCAGAAAATGAACACTCACTCTATGAAACG GTGTTTTAAACGCCACTCCCGAGCTGCCCTCAACCGCCAACAGGAGCTGTCCCACCTGCCCATGCCGCCACAGTTGAGGCTCTATGACTACcttcagaggaggaaggagaggaaacctcCTGCTGTGGACCTGAAGATCTCAAAGATTGGAAAT TGTGTTGACACGTGGAAGCAGAACAACTGCCAACTTACTGTACCAAAGGAAATCGAT GTAGAAAAATATGCTGTGGTGGAGAAatctctgcagctggaggactCTCAGCCCACTACGGTGATCTGGCCCGCAGAG GAAATTGTCGATGACTACACGTTTGAATGTGAGGTGGGGGGCCAGGCCCAGAAGACCAAGGTGTCCATCTTTCAGTCCATGGGAGACCCACTGGTTTATGGGAAGATTTACTGTGCTAAAGAGCAAAAGGCTGAAGAGGAACACACAGACCTTAAGCTCATACACCCCCC CTTCCTCATAGGCTCAAAGATAGATGCAGATCG GTTTCTTACTCAGTATAAAGGAGTGTATGAGAGAGATGTTAAGTGTCAGGTCAAGATGTCCCGTAACTCAGGCAGCGTGGGACAGGGgcctccctcccccaccaaAGACGAG GGTGATGGTATTTCTCCACTGGTCCAGACGTCTGTCTTGGGGAAAGGGGTGAAGCACCGGCCCCCACCCATCAAAATGCCTTCAGGCccaggcagcagctcctcag GTAATCTATATAGTTCACAAACCACCAGTGGTCTTCTCAAGTGTCCTACGCCGCCTCCTGCCAAAGGTCAGGCCCTGAACAGGAAGCACTCCCTGGAGCTGGGTCAGGTGGGCCTGCTGTCTCCGGCCTCCCTGTCTCCCATGGGCTCCACCCAGA GATCGGGGACCCCCAAGCCATCCACGCCCACGCCTACGAACACGCCGTGCTCGACCCCACATCCTGCCGACTCCCTCTGTGCCCCTCTGTCGTTGCCCCCCACACCGTCGGACCCTTCGGTGGTGCAGAGCCAGCCCCAGCCGGCCCTCCTCACACCCTTCGCTCAACAGCAACTGGCCCTGAGCCAGACGTTGCCCGTCATGACGATCCCCCTGCCCACCATGGGTACATCCATCACCACGGGAACCACCTCTTCACAGGTTATGGCGAACGCGACGGGGCTCAATTTCATCAACGTGGTCAGCTCTGTCTG CAGCCCGCAGacgctgatgagcggctccaaCCCCATGCTGGGCCCCAGCCTCAATCTGAGCGGAATCCTTCCTCCCGGGGGGCTGATGCCCACCATGCAGCCAGCAGCACCCACTG GGAATCATTTTGGCCTGAACAGCAGCGCTGGGTTGAGACCCCTGAACCTTCTCCAG ATCCCCACCGGTCCTCTCATCTTTAATCccctgcagcagccgcagctgTCTCAGTTCTCCCCTCAGCAAAGTCAGTCGGCCACTTCCAGCCCCCAACAGCAGGGGGAGCCG AGTGATCAGGGTTCGGAGCAAAGCTTAGGAAACCAGCAGACAGCAGTCATCAACCTGGGGGTGGGGAGCTTCATGTCACCACAGGCAGCAG TTGCAATTCTTGCAGCAccaaatgcagcagcagcaaatggcTATGGGAACAGCAGCTCCGCCGGGGGGGGCGCCGCCGCAGCATACCACCAGCCAACCAAGAagtaa